A genomic stretch from Natronomonas gomsonensis includes:
- the rpl12p gene encoding 50S ribosomal protein P1: MEYVYAALILHETGEEINEDNLTDVLDAAGVDVEESRVKALVAALEDVDVEEAIETAAAVPAGGAGGAADGAAEESADEAEEEAEEEADEAEAEEEDEGDDEDGGEGLGELFG, translated from the coding sequence ATGGAATACGTTTACGCAGCACTCATCCTGCACGAGACCGGTGAAGAGATCAACGAAGACAACCTGACGGACGTACTCGACGCAGCGGGCGTCGATGTCGAGGAATCCCGCGTCAAGGCGCTCGTCGCCGCGCTGGAGGACGTCGATGTCGAGGAGGCCATCGAGACGGCCGCGGCCGTTCCCGCCGGCGGTGCCGGTGGCGCCGCGGACGGTGCGGCGGAGGAGTCCGCCGACGAGGCCGAAGAGGAAGCCGAAGAGGAGGCCGACGAGGCCGAAGCGGAAGAAGAAGACGAAGGCGACGACGAGGACGGCGGCGAAGGCCTCGGCGAGCTGTTCGGCTAA
- a CDS encoding tripartite tricarboxylate transporter permease, with protein sequence MELLFGPRETAIALGFVLGGVALGTTSGLVPGLHANNMALVLAGVAPSVPGPPLYVGMAMLSAGVVHTFLDIVPALALGVPDAAVAVTALPGHRLVLEGRGHEALRLSALGSGTAVTLAAPLAIPLTRAMTAVWPTVRSNLVVILLGVVAVLVLTERGILAKGVAVVSLTASGLLGLGTLELSPEAPLSAGGMLAPLFAGLFGAPVLLDALDGDGVPPQDDAGVALSKGSVAGLAGLGTVSGAVVGYVPAVSSAIASTLSLLAVPGRHGARGFVVTTSGVNTANCVFALFALVALGAPRTGVLVAVESAGVPLSLPHLLVAVGVAAAVGFVAVPVVGDRYLLAVGRMDPTRLSVAVLAGLGGLSWLFAGGVGVAAYVAATIVGLVPARFGARRANLMGVLIGPIVVG encoded by the coding sequence ATGGAACTACTCTTCGGCCCCCGTGAAACCGCCATCGCGCTCGGCTTCGTGTTGGGTGGGGTCGCGTTGGGAACCACGAGCGGTCTCGTTCCGGGCCTCCACGCCAACAACATGGCGCTCGTCCTCGCGGGCGTCGCCCCGTCGGTTCCGGGACCGCCGCTGTACGTCGGGATGGCGATGCTGTCGGCCGGCGTCGTCCACACGTTTCTCGACATCGTGCCCGCATTGGCCCTCGGTGTCCCCGACGCCGCGGTCGCCGTAACTGCACTCCCGGGACACCGACTCGTGTTGGAGGGGCGTGGTCACGAGGCGTTGCGGCTGTCGGCGCTCGGCAGCGGGACTGCAGTGACACTCGCGGCGCCGCTGGCGATTCCACTGACGAGAGCGATGACCGCTGTCTGGCCAACAGTACGCTCGAACCTCGTCGTCATCCTGCTCGGCGTGGTCGCGGTGTTGGTGCTCACCGAGCGCGGCATCCTCGCGAAAGGCGTCGCCGTGGTTTCGCTGACGGCGAGCGGCCTGCTCGGACTCGGGACGCTGGAACTCTCCCCGGAGGCACCGCTGTCGGCGGGCGGCATGTTGGCGCCGCTGTTCGCCGGCCTGTTCGGGGCGCCAGTACTGCTCGATGCGCTCGACGGGGACGGCGTACCACCGCAGGACGACGCCGGCGTCGCGCTGTCGAAGGGGTCTGTCGCCGGACTGGCGGGCCTCGGAACGGTCTCCGGTGCGGTCGTGGGCTACGTTCCCGCGGTGTCGAGCGCTATCGCGTCGACGCTGTCGCTGCTCGCCGTTCCGGGCCGTCACGGTGCCCGCGGATTCGTCGTCACGACGTCAGGAGTCAACACGGCGAACTGCGTCTTCGCGCTGTTCGCGCTGGTCGCTCTCGGTGCACCACGAACGGGCGTCCTCGTGGCTGTCGAATCGGCCGGCGTGCCGCTGTCGCTTCCACACCTACTCGTCGCTGTGGGCGTCGCGGCAGCGGTCGGCTTCGTCGCCGTCCCGGTGGTGGGCGACCGGTACCTGTTGGCCGTCGGTCGAATGGACCCGACGCGTCTCTCGGTGGCCGTGTTGGCCGGCCTCGGCGGACTCTCGTGGCTGTTCGCGGGCGGTGTCGGCGTGGCCGCCTACGTCGCCGCAACGATTGTCGGGTTGGTTCCCGCGCGATTCGGTGCCCGACGAGCGAACCTGATGGGCGTGCTCATCGGGCCGATAGTGGTCGGGTGA
- a CDS encoding DUF6517 family protein codes for MKRRTVLAGVPSALLVGGLSGCTDLITGDEARFEAETATVSQQARSDTDYEEQAIKEDVLERNFEQVDRTVVVVNMLAEYSRSVDIGLGLSGELARFTVLSSPQVEIAGRAFNPIDDLNNKELALRLQEQYDGIENVQSVDERDGSLLGETVTVSRFEAEAQTNGESVDVFIHIAQAPSESDFVVALGVHPKDIDETDRINRLLEGVQHPA; via the coding sequence ATGAAACGACGCACGGTACTCGCGGGCGTTCCTTCGGCACTGCTCGTGGGTGGTTTGAGCGGCTGTACTGACCTCATCACTGGTGACGAGGCACGGTTCGAAGCGGAGACGGCGACGGTCTCCCAACAGGCTCGTTCGGATACTGACTACGAAGAGCAAGCCATCAAAGAGGACGTACTGGAGCGGAACTTCGAGCAGGTCGACAGAACCGTCGTCGTCGTGAACATGCTCGCGGAGTACTCCCGGTCTGTCGATATCGGCCTCGGTCTCAGTGGAGAACTCGCTCGGTTCACCGTCCTCTCGTCTCCACAGGTCGAAATCGCCGGACGGGCATTCAACCCCATCGACGATTTGAACAACAAGGAACTGGCTTTGCGGCTTCAAGAGCAGTACGACGGCATCGAAAACGTCCAGAGCGTCGACGAACGCGACGGCTCCCTACTCGGCGAGACGGTCACCGTCTCCCGGTTCGAGGCCGAAGCACAGACGAACGGCGAGAGCGTCGACGTCTTCATTCACATCGCACAGGCCCCAAGCGAGAGCGATTTCGTCGTTGCACTGGGCGTCCACCCGAAGGATATAGACGAGACCGACCGAATCAACCGCCTCTTGGAGGGTGTCCAGCACCCGGCCTGA
- a CDS encoding PadR family transcriptional regulator: protein MSSQQRSEKELQDLVGKLSKDGDGNGTDDPAARTERLVTDTSGTLAPEGCLDIDDGLVKQSLSPLLLLLVGLRTDDAHGKGIMEDLSRFFGADLSPGTVYPALHDLDENGLLEMHELIQTKEYRIDDREAVRETLEDAMQQHLALGFVFQQALDELDRADE from the coding sequence ATGAGTTCCCAACAGCGGTCCGAGAAGGAGTTACAGGACCTAGTCGGTAAACTGTCCAAAGACGGCGACGGCAACGGTACGGATGACCCTGCCGCCCGCACTGAACGGCTCGTGACCGACACGTCCGGGACGCTCGCGCCCGAGGGCTGTCTAGATATCGACGACGGCCTCGTGAAACAGTCCCTGTCCCCGCTGCTCCTGTTGCTCGTCGGGCTTCGAACCGACGACGCCCACGGAAAGGGAATCATGGAGGACCTCAGCCGGTTTTTCGGTGCGGATTTGAGCCCTGGCACCGTCTACCCGGCGCTTCACGACCTCGACGAGAACGGCCTCCTCGAGATGCACGAACTCATCCAGACCAAAGAGTACCGCATCGACGACCGCGAAGCGGTCCGAGAGACGCTCGAAGACGCGATGCAACAGCATCTCGCGTTGGGATTCGTGTTCCAACAGGCGCTCGACGAACTCGACCGCGCGGACGAATAA
- the cysS gene encoding cysteine--tRNA ligase, producing the protein MTLRVLNTLSGEREPFEPADPDDVLLYYCGLTVSDAAHLGHARTWTHVDVIHRWLEHLGYGVRHVENITDVNEKIVARIGEDDLGDSEGAVAERFVDQLLSDMRALNLKRAEVYPRVSEHVPDIIDLIETLVGRGYAYESNGSVYFDVTEFPDYGKLSNQRLEDVEAQGVEEERSEKRHPADFALWKADGVSESAVAEHRHDDRTYAVDSPAGETWESPWGEGRPGWHIECSAMSMTHLDSSIDIHMGGRDLVFPHHENEIAQSEAATGEQFAKYWLHADLFQMGDEKMSSSLGNFIPVSEAVDRFGTNALRMFFVSASYNSTQTYSDDAIEEAIERWERLENAYRRVVDAVDSPDAHTKVESELRGAVEATREDFTEAMNDDFNTREALAALFDLASAANAHLDERDDYDYRALRRTVETFEELGGDVFGFDFTGDGDGEATLAGELVELVLDVRAAEREAGNYERADELRDGLEALGVEVQDTDDGPTYRL; encoded by the coding sequence ATGACTCTTCGCGTGCTGAACACGCTCTCCGGTGAGCGCGAACCGTTCGAGCCGGCCGACCCCGACGACGTACTGCTGTACTACTGTGGACTGACCGTCTCGGATGCGGCCCACCTCGGACACGCACGCACGTGGACCCACGTCGACGTGATTCACCGTTGGCTCGAACACCTCGGCTACGGCGTCCGCCACGTCGAGAACATCACCGACGTAAACGAGAAAATCGTCGCCCGAATTGGCGAGGACGACCTCGGTGACAGCGAAGGGGCAGTCGCCGAACGGTTCGTCGACCAGTTGCTCTCGGATATGCGTGCGCTGAACCTCAAACGCGCTGAGGTGTATCCACGGGTCTCCGAACACGTCCCCGACATCATCGACCTCATCGAAACGCTCGTCGGGAGGGGCTACGCCTACGAGTCCAACGGCTCGGTGTACTTCGACGTGACCGAGTTCCCCGACTACGGCAAGCTCTCGAATCAGCGACTCGAGGACGTCGAGGCACAGGGCGTCGAGGAAGAGCGCTCGGAGAAACGACATCCGGCGGACTTCGCGCTGTGGAAGGCCGACGGCGTCAGCGAGTCAGCCGTCGCGGAACACCGCCACGACGACCGCACCTACGCCGTCGACTCGCCGGCCGGCGAGACCTGGGAGTCGCCGTGGGGCGAGGGTCGCCCCGGTTGGCACATCGAGTGTTCGGCGATGTCGATGACGCATCTCGACAGCTCAATCGACATCCACATGGGCGGCCGAGACCTCGTCTTCCCGCACCACGAAAACGAAATCGCCCAAAGCGAGGCCGCCACCGGCGAGCAGTTCGCGAAGTACTGGCTACACGCCGACCTCTTCCAGATGGGCGACGAGAAGATGTCCTCCAGTCTCGGCAACTTCATTCCCGTCTCGGAGGCCGTCGACCGCTTCGGGACGAACGCCCTGCGGATGTTCTTCGTGTCGGCGTCGTACAACTCCACACAGACCTACAGCGACGACGCCATCGAGGAAGCCATCGAACGCTGGGAGCGACTGGAAAACGCCTACAGACGCGTCGTCGATGCCGTCGACTCGCCGGACGCCCACACGAAGGTCGAAAGCGAGCTCCGCGGCGCAGTCGAGGCGACCCGCGAGGATTTCACCGAGGCGATGAACGACGACTTCAACACGCGGGAGGCGCTGGCGGCGCTGTTCGACCTCGCCTCCGCCGCCAACGCACATCTCGACGAACGCGACGACTACGACTACCGCGCGCTCCGTCGCACCGTCGAGACCTTCGAGGAGTTGGGCGGCGACGTGTTCGGCTTCGATTTCACCGGCGACGGCGACGGTGAGGCGACGCTGGCGGGCGAACTCGTCGAACTCGTTCTCGACGTACGGGCGGCCGAACGGGAGGCCGGGAACTACGAGCGTGCCGACGAACTCCGCGACGGCCTCGAAGCACTCGGCGTCGAGGTACAGGATACCGACGACGGGCCGACGTATCGGCTCTGA
- a CDS encoding DUF7523 family protein: MTVAADTREAVREHPFLETALRAGVVNYTAAARFLDVGDVEAVTAALRRYAEERAEYEPPNRRASVSMKSGVGPVDGDSEALLVVGDTAFAADGGDSTAVVASGDVDAEALADVLGRLRTAEVGVEAAAGADGTLAVVVGRRDGANAVRAVEDAV, translated from the coding sequence ATGACCGTCGCTGCCGACACCCGCGAGGCCGTCCGCGAACACCCCTTTCTGGAGACCGCCCTCCGGGCCGGCGTCGTCAACTACACCGCCGCCGCTCGGTTCCTCGATGTGGGCGACGTCGAGGCCGTCACCGCCGCGCTCCGACGGTACGCCGAGGAGCGAGCGGAGTACGAACCCCCGAACCGCCGCGCCAGCGTCTCGATGAAGTCGGGCGTTGGTCCCGTCGACGGCGACAGCGAGGCACTGCTCGTCGTCGGCGACACCGCCTTCGCTGCGGACGGCGGCGACAGCACCGCCGTTGTCGCATCGGGTGATGTCGATGCCGAGGCCCTCGCCGACGTACTCGGACGGCTCCGGACCGCCGAAGTCGGCGTCGAGGCGGCCGCCGGCGCGGATGGAACGCTCGCCGTCGTGGTTGGCCGCCGGGACGGCGCCAACGCCGTCCGGGCCGTCGAGGACGCGGTATAG
- a CDS encoding CbiX/SirB N-terminal domain-containing protein translates to MQALVIVAHGSHLNPDASTPTYEHADTVRAAGVFDEVRTAFWKEEPSFREVLRTLESEEVYVVPLFISEGYFTEQVIPRELRLDGWDVAEWDSDGTSATHSTLEAGDVEKTVHYCGPVGTHDAMSDVIVRRAETVTDDPDVGEGFGLAVVGHGTERNENSAKAIEYHAERIGEMGRFDEVKALFMDEDPEIDDVTDFFESDDIVVVPLFVADGYHTQEDIPEDMGLTDDYRTGWETPAEVDGHRIWYAGAVGTEALTADVIIERAADAGADVGNAIEEIRRRTRVAGADGASVGD, encoded by the coding sequence ATGCAAGCGCTCGTCATCGTCGCCCACGGGTCGCATCTGAACCCGGACGCGAGTACGCCCACCTACGAGCACGCCGACACCGTGCGTGCGGCCGGCGTCTTCGACGAGGTCCGGACCGCCTTCTGGAAGGAGGAGCCGTCGTTCCGCGAGGTGCTTCGGACCCTCGAAAGCGAGGAAGTGTACGTCGTCCCGCTTTTCATCTCGGAGGGATACTTCACCGAGCAGGTCATCCCGCGAGAACTCCGCCTCGACGGCTGGGACGTAGCCGAGTGGGACTCCGACGGCACGAGTGCGACTCACAGCACGTTAGAGGCCGGCGACGTGGAGAAGACGGTCCACTACTGCGGTCCCGTCGGTACCCACGACGCGATGAGCGACGTTATCGTCCGCAGAGCCGAGACAGTGACCGACGACCCCGACGTGGGAGAGGGGTTCGGACTGGCCGTCGTCGGCCACGGCACCGAGCGCAACGAGAACTCCGCGAAGGCAATCGAGTACCACGCCGAGCGCATCGGCGAGATGGGACGCTTCGACGAGGTGAAGGCGCTGTTCATGGACGAGGACCCCGAAATCGACGACGTGACCGACTTCTTCGAGAGCGACGACATCGTCGTCGTCCCGCTGTTCGTCGCCGACGGCTATCACACCCAAGAGGACATCCCCGAGGACATGGGCCTGACCGACGACTACCGGACGGGCTGGGAGACACCCGCCGAAGTCGATGGCCACCGCATCTGGTACGCCGGCGCCGTCGGAACCGAGGCGCTGACCGCCGACGTCATCATCGAACGGGCCGCCGACGCCGGCGCCGACGTTGGAAACGCAATCGAGGAAATCCGACGCCGGACCCGCGTGGCGGGTGCCGACGGCGCGAGCGTGGGGGACTGA
- a CDS encoding DR2241 family protein translates to MNDTQLDALVAAAAEGVDCDGLRVTADGDAYTFALPEETHEGLDESELRERATENPWFVSNWHYWTERDRPDAETAYLRWLEGADDRPVPERYEALADGGIEASWGELAIEIGLGDDGDRTYTLCHEDDANADTAALDVHTDPLEARELVKHDDRGRYRPLKTAPTLPTGWAFLDLDGRALARTVDIVYPATVANWHLERQGDLDISNWTETMERQTGIYGVIETWDRGEGHEHVNWVAEACCADSQCLKRREWEYDDDTDLDVDGGDGAFPCREPCSLVIAAARQWTKLEGEQPKTYEFELTPSEKEQIEDIIDAVADGEADDIREADVYEGANRYRTRFLRAKRFDEEGNLCGVPTDDEEN, encoded by the coding sequence GTGAACGACACACAACTCGACGCCCTGGTGGCGGCCGCCGCCGAGGGCGTCGACTGCGATGGCCTCCGCGTCACCGCCGACGGCGACGCCTACACCTTCGCGCTTCCGGAGGAAACCCACGAGGGACTCGACGAGTCGGAACTCCGCGAGCGCGCCACCGAGAACCCGTGGTTCGTCTCGAACTGGCACTACTGGACCGAGCGCGACCGGCCCGATGCGGAGACGGCGTACCTCCGGTGGCTCGAAGGCGCCGACGACCGGCCGGTGCCCGAACGGTACGAGGCACTCGCCGACGGCGGCATCGAGGCGTCGTGGGGAGAGCTCGCCATCGAAATCGGACTCGGCGACGACGGCGACCGGACCTACACGCTTTGCCACGAAGACGACGCCAACGCCGACACCGCGGCCCTCGATGTCCACACCGACCCGCTGGAAGCGCGCGAACTCGTCAAACACGACGACAGGGGACGGTACCGGCCGCTGAAGACCGCCCCGACGCTCCCGACCGGGTGGGCGTTTCTCGACCTCGACGGTCGGGCGTTGGCCCGAACGGTCGACATCGTCTACCCCGCGACGGTCGCCAACTGGCATCTCGAACGGCAGGGCGACCTCGATATCTCGAACTGGACGGAGACGATGGAGCGACAGACGGGCATCTACGGCGTCATCGAGACGTGGGACCGAGGCGAGGGTCACGAACACGTCAACTGGGTCGCGGAGGCCTGCTGTGCCGATTCGCAGTGTCTCAAACGCCGCGAATGGGAGTACGACGACGACACCGACCTCGATGTCGACGGCGGCGACGGCGCCTTCCCCTGTCGGGAACCCTGTTCGCTCGTCATCGCGGCGGCCCGTCAGTGGACGAAACTGGAAGGCGAACAGCCGAAAACATACGAGTTCGAATTGACGCCCTCCGAGAAGGAGCAAATCGAGGACATCATCGACGCCGTCGCCGACGGCGAGGCCGACGACATCCGCGAGGCCGACGTGTACGAGGGCGCCAACCGCTATCGGACGCGGTTCCTCAGAGCCAAACGGTTCGACGAGGAGGGCAATCTCTGTGGCGTCCCGACTGACGACGAGGAGAACTAA
- a CDS encoding DUF7524 family protein has product MTRTLGVDINRSGLHTLDAPTTFEADGPFVVELRNHGEASHVHLHLDDTLSEIARIEASNHYVESDEARGVQIEVRPRPEWPRESIRGKLKVVTAHGGETHYVDVTFDRTPEKEPVEIDPDLSKPQQTDDSSTPSTNIRALPVVVLAAIALLLAVGALITADGINFVMGGFAVLAGGLCAVAAYYLLG; this is encoded by the coding sequence GTGACTCGAACGCTCGGCGTCGACATCAATCGGTCGGGCCTCCACACGCTGGACGCGCCGACGACGTTCGAAGCCGACGGGCCGTTCGTCGTCGAACTGCGGAACCACGGTGAGGCCTCCCACGTCCACCTCCATCTCGACGATACGCTCTCGGAAATCGCACGCATCGAGGCGTCGAACCACTACGTCGAATCCGACGAGGCCCGCGGCGTCCAAATCGAGGTTCGGCCGCGACCGGAGTGGCCACGCGAGAGCATCCGTGGAAAACTGAAGGTCGTCACCGCCCATGGCGGCGAAACCCACTACGTCGACGTGACGTTCGACCGGACGCCGGAGAAAGAGCCGGTCGAAATCGACCCGGACCTCTCGAAACCCCAGCAGACTGACGACTCGTCGACGCCGTCGACGAATATCCGGGCGCTGCCGGTCGTCGTCCTCGCGGCAATCGCGCTGCTGTTGGCTGTCGGTGCGCTGATTACGGCCGACGGAATCAACTTCGTGATGGGCGGCTTCGCCGTCCTCGCGGGCGGGCTATGCGCGGTCGCGGCGTACTACCTCCTCGGTTAG
- a CDS encoding methytransferase partner Trm112, whose translation MKESLMDILCCPLDKSDLELEVIRENDDEILEGRLVCTECGEEYPIEDGIPNLLPPDMRDEAAA comes from the coding sequence ATGAAGGAGTCGCTGATGGACATCCTGTGCTGTCCGCTGGACAAGAGCGACCTCGAACTGGAGGTCATCCGCGAGAACGACGACGAGATTCTGGAGGGTCGACTCGTCTGTACCGAATGCGGCGAGGAGTACCCCATCGAGGATGGCATCCCGAACCTGTTGCCGCCGGACATGCGGGACGAAGCGGCCGCGTAG
- a CDS encoding GIY-YIG nuclease family protein: MADGTYTLLVELSEAATIEVGALGEHRFPSGWYAYTGSALGSGGFSRVDRHYELAAGERETRHWHIDYLLGHEAATLRGDVRTVDADVECAVAERLPDGPLEGFGASDCDCSSHLAYGADGADGGELQRTVASAHRAVSED, from the coding sequence ATGGCCGACGGCACCTACACCCTCCTCGTCGAACTCTCCGAGGCCGCGACCATCGAGGTCGGCGCCCTCGGCGAACACCGCTTTCCGTCCGGGTGGTACGCCTACACCGGCAGCGCACTCGGGTCGGGCGGGTTCTCGCGGGTCGACCGCCACTACGAACTCGCCGCCGGGGAGCGGGAGACACGCCACTGGCACATCGATTATTTGCTCGGCCACGAAGCGGCGACGCTTCGGGGCGACGTTCGAACCGTCGATGCGGACGTAGAGTGTGCCGTCGCCGAGCGTCTGCCCGACGGCCCCCTCGAAGGGTTCGGAGCGTCGGACTGTGACTGTTCGAGTCACCTCGCCTACGGTGCCGACGGTGCCGACGGTGGCGAGTTACAACGGACGGTTGCCAGCGCACATCGTGCTGTATCGGAGGACTGA
- a CDS encoding DMT family transporter: protein MLARLESRTPPLAALAVAILAVSTSAVLVRWSTAPSVVLAFYRVLLTTLLVAPFLLTRYRGEFARFQPRDLLVATLTGAALALHFTAYFESLAWTSVAASVTLVQSQPLFVAVGAALVLSERIGARKALGIAVAVLGIVAMSAAEFLSGAVVAGSRPLYGNSLAVLGALMAAIYVLVGRSLRQRVALVPYVLVVYTACTITLLVVALVDGQQLTGYGRREWLIFLAMAVGPGLFGHTVVNWALEHVESSVVSVSLLGEPVGATVLALVFLGEAPGVTTVLGGVVVLFGIYVTSSARA from the coding sequence GTGCTCGCGCGACTGGAATCACGGACGCCTCCGCTGGCCGCCCTCGCCGTCGCCATCCTCGCGGTGTCGACGAGCGCCGTTCTCGTCCGATGGAGTACGGCCCCGTCGGTCGTCCTCGCGTTCTACCGAGTCCTGCTCACGACGCTTCTCGTCGCGCCCTTCCTCCTGACGCGGTACCGGGGCGAGTTCGCACGGTTCCAGCCTCGTGACCTCCTCGTCGCGACCCTGACCGGCGCCGCCCTCGCCTTGCACTTCACCGCGTACTTCGAGAGCCTCGCGTGGACCAGCGTCGCCGCCAGCGTCACGCTCGTTCAGTCTCAACCGCTGTTCGTCGCAGTGGGTGCGGCGCTGGTGTTGAGCGAGCGAATCGGCGCGCGGAAAGCCCTCGGCATCGCCGTCGCCGTCCTCGGAATCGTCGCTATGTCGGCCGCGGAGTTCCTCTCGGGGGCCGTCGTCGCGGGGTCGCGTCCGCTGTACGGCAACTCTCTGGCCGTCCTCGGTGCGCTGATGGCCGCCATCTACGTTCTCGTTGGGCGGTCGCTCCGTCAACGCGTCGCCCTCGTCCCGTACGTTCTCGTCGTCTACACCGCCTGTACGATTACGCTACTGGTCGTCGCGTTGGTCGACGGCCAGCAGTTGACCGGCTACGGGCGACGGGAGTGGCTCATCTTCCTCGCGATGGCAGTCGGCCCTGGCCTCTTCGGTCACACCGTCGTCAACTGGGCGCTCGAACACGTCGAGTCTTCGGTCGTGAGCGTCTCGCTGCTCGGCGAACCCGTCGGCGCGACCGTCCTCGCGCTCGTCTTCCTCGGCGAAGCGCCGGGGGTGACGACGGTCCTCGGCGGTGTCGTGGTGCTTTTCGGCATCTACGTCACGTCCTCTGCGCGGGCATGA
- a CDS encoding DMT family transporter, translated as MDDSRVGTLFVLCSGAGFGTLGVLGVVAGEEGLSIPTVLFFRFALATILVWSVLAVRGELRLLSGRNLLVGFALGAFGYAAMSGLYFVGLEFMTAGMVGIVLYTYPVFVLVLAAAFLDEVVDRQRIAALLVTLGGIALITGADPAAADPRGVGIVLVAAVVYATYITVSRTTLTDVSAPTLTAHVLPAAALTFLVIGLATNSLSVPSTGVGWGAVVGIAVVATAMPIFAFFAGLSRIGAGPASILSAVEPVVTVALGAAFLAEPVSVVVLVGGGLVLVGVVLVTRR; from the coding sequence ATGGACGACTCCCGCGTCGGTACGCTGTTCGTACTCTGCTCGGGTGCCGGCTTCGGTACGCTGGGCGTCCTCGGCGTCGTCGCGGGCGAGGAGGGACTGTCGATACCGACCGTGCTGTTCTTCCGGTTCGCTCTCGCGACAATCCTCGTCTGGAGCGTTCTCGCGGTTCGTGGGGAACTACGGTTGCTGTCCGGACGAAACCTGCTGGTCGGGTTCGCACTCGGTGCGTTCGGCTACGCCGCGATGAGCGGTCTGTACTTCGTGGGACTGGAGTTCATGACCGCCGGAATGGTCGGCATCGTCCTCTACACCTACCCCGTCTTCGTCCTCGTGTTGGCGGCCGCCTTTCTCGACGAGGTGGTCGACAGACAGCGCATCGCCGCCCTGTTGGTCACGCTGGGCGGTATCGCCCTCATCACGGGTGCCGACCCCGCGGCGGCCGACCCCCGTGGCGTCGGTATTGTCCTCGTGGCGGCCGTCGTCTACGCGACGTACATCACGGTGAGTCGAACGACCCTCACGGACGTGAGCGCGCCGACGCTGACTGCACACGTCCTGCCGGCGGCGGCGTTGACCTTTCTGGTCATCGGCCTCGCGACGAATAGCCTCTCGGTTCCGTCGACTGGCGTCGGATGGGGGGCCGTCGTCGGTATCGCCGTCGTGGCGACGGCAATGCCCATCTTCGCGTTTTTTGCGGGGCTGTCCAGAATCGGCGCCGGTCCGGCCTCGATTCTCAGCGCCGTCGAACCGGTCGTGACGGTCGCGCTGGGGGCGGCGTTCCTCGCCGAACCGGTCTCGGTCGTCGTGTTGGTCGGCGGGGGGTTGGTGTTGGTCGGCGTCGTCCTCGTCACGCGGCGGTAG
- a CDS encoding SDR family NAD(P)-dependent oxidoreductase, with product MLEDTVCIVCGGGHGLGEETAVAMAEEGASVVVNDLGVDVSGEGSDEQPAEETVERIEAAGGEATAHFGDVTDLDYTEGLIEDTVAEYGAVHGIVNFAGVLRDGMLFKMSEEQFDTVVDVHLKGHFSLLRNAASHWRQRHKAEGGFDRERSFVCLSSGVSVGNVGQANYSAAKAGILGLMRTAALELDQYDVRVNAMWPTAVTRLTEDLPAMVAADPDDLGPQHVTGVPVFLSSEAAEGVTGCTLAVAGDSVSIVSDPERERTLSTDSDGGWSATELAERWSELTDGFETTRLNSGW from the coding sequence ATGCTCGAAGACACGGTGTGTATCGTCTGCGGTGGCGGGCATGGACTCGGCGAGGAGACGGCGGTCGCGATGGCCGAGGAGGGGGCCTCGGTCGTGGTCAACGACCTCGGGGTCGACGTTTCCGGCGAGGGAAGCGACGAACAGCCAGCCGAGGAAACCGTCGAACGAATCGAGGCCGCCGGTGGCGAGGCGACCGCCCACTTCGGCGACGTAACCGACCTCGATTACACCGAAGGGCTCATCGAAGACACCGTCGCCGAGTACGGCGCCGTCCACGGCATCGTCAACTTCGCGGGCGTGTTGCGCGACGGAATGTTGTTCAAGATGTCCGAAGAACAGTTCGATACGGTCGTCGACGTACATCTGAAGGGTCACTTCTCGCTGCTTCGGAACGCCGCCAGCCACTGGCGACAGCGACACAAGGCCGAGGGCGGCTTCGACCGCGAGCGGTCATTCGTCTGTCTCTCCAGTGGCGTCTCCGTCGGCAACGTCGGACAGGCGAACTACTCGGCGGCGAAGGCGGGGATTCTCGGGTTGATGCGAACCGCGGCGCTGGAACTGGACCAGTACGACGTTCGCGTCAACGCGATGTGGCCGACAGCGGTCACTCGGTTGACCGAGGACCTCCCGGCGATGGTCGCCGCCGACCCCGATGACCTCGGGCCTCAACACGTCACGGGCGTTCCCGTTTTCCTCTCGAGTGAGGCCGCCGAGGGCGTCACGGGCTGTACGCTGGCCGTCGCCGGCGACAGCGTCTCCATCGTCTCTGACCCCGAACGTGAGCGAACTCTGTCGACGGATAGCGACGGCGGCTGGTCGGCCACTGAGTTGGCCGAGCGCTGGTCGGAGTTGACCGACGGCTTCGAGACGACGCGGTTGAACAGCGGCTGGTAG